TGATCGACCATCAGGCGACGCAGCGCATCCATTTCCATGTCGGGAGAGGCGACCATCGGCCCGGGAAGCATCGCCGCTTCGACGGGCATCTCGGCCCAGGCTCCGCCGCCCTTGTGCACCGCCTGCAGCACTTCACGAAAAGTCAGCATGCCGGTCATCTGGCCCTGCGAAAAAACCACGAGCGAGCCGACGTCCTGCTCGGTCATGATGGCTACCGCTTCAGCCATGCTCCTGCTGGGGGCAATCGTATAGAGCACCTTGCCCTTGATCGCAAGAATCTCGCTCACCAGCATTTGTGTTCCCCCACCATTGTCATGTAATTCACCTTGGGCGATGTTAGTGGAATGTCGTGAGCGCGAACAGAGCCTGGACAAATCGCCGCGCTCGTCGTCGCGGCGTTCGCAGACCTCGACTGCGGCTCTCCACTTCGT
Above is a genomic segment from Azoarcus sp. PA01 containing:
- a CDS encoding CBS domain-containing protein, which produces MLVSEILAIKGKVLYTIAPSRSMAEAVAIMTEQDVGSLVVFSQGQMTGMLTFREVLQAVHKGGGAWAEMPVEAAMLPGPMVASPDMEMDALRRLMVDHHQRYLPVMDGNTLMGVVSFHDVAKAVLEEQSFENRMLKNYIRNWPREPGEEDEK